From the genome of Vicia villosa cultivar HV-30 ecotype Madison, WI linkage group LG2, Vvil1.0, whole genome shotgun sequence, one region includes:
- the LOC131646959 gene encoding auxin-responsive protein SAUR77, translating to MDCLVMPVSLIRRRSTGSRLGYKPLTDDELDQQDSDSRVTVVVGKEKKVFLVDPIILQENPFQVLMDISMKKNPEETNKNHFRFASSHHHERVIFVDVDDILFEHMLWLMYNDTSSLFKLNLKDIVDFYTHEDM from the coding sequence ATGGATTGTTTGGTGATGCCAGTTTCATTGATCCGAAGAAGATCAACAGGTTCACGGCTGGGTTACAAGCCACTAACCGATGATGAGTTGGATCAACAAGATTCCGACAGCCGCGTGACAGTGGTGGTCGgaaaagagaagaaggtgttCCTTGTAGACCCTATCATTTTACAAGAGAATCCATTTCAGGTTTTGATGGATATCTCTATGAAGAAGAATCCAGAAGAGACGAACAAGAATCATTTCCGTTTCGCATCAAGTCATCATCATGAGAGAGTTATCTTTGTGGATGTTGATGATATTTTGTTTGAGCACATGTTGTGGCTTATGTATAATGATACATCTTCTTTGTTTAAGCTCAATTTGAAAGATATTGTTGATTTCTATACTCATGAGGATATGTAA
- the LOC131646956 gene encoding transcriptional regulator SUPERMAN-like: protein MVATDIALLSMTTTAQIQKSSQSQSQSNPNITTTTTTPSSSSTWMWNPKQQHQEQQEDEDSWEVRAFAEDTRNIMNATWPPRSYTCTFCRREFRSAQALGGHMNVHRRDRARLHQNQPPLNSSSHHPSSQFIHIPPLNAGLCLFYHSPNPNISSFNDSNGDQSPSTLLSISSSYPTNNLMMQRQMQTCSPTPFHFQANSARNYQ from the coding sequence ATGGTGGCTACAGATATTGCCCTTCTTTCCATGACTACTACTGCTCAGATCCAAAAATCAtcacaatcacaatcacaatcaAACCCTAACATCACCACAACCACCActacaccatcatcatcatcaacttgGATGTGGAACCctaaacaacaacatcaagaacaacaagaagatgaagattcatggGAGGTAAGAGCTTTTGCAGAAGACACAAGGAACATCATGAACGCAACATGGCCACCAAGATCCTACACCTGCACTTTTTGTAGAAGAGAGTTCCGCTCAGCTCAAGCACTTGGCGGTCATATGAACGTCCACCGCCGCGACCGTGCTCGTCTTCATCAAAATCAACCACCGCTAAATTCCTCCTCTCATCATCCTTCTTCTCAGTTCATACATATCCCTCCTCTTAATGCTGGATTGTGTCTTTTTTACCATTCACCAAACCCTAATATCTCTTCCTTCAATGATTCTAATGGAGATCAATCTCCTTCTACTCTTCTCTCTATCTCATCATCTTATCCAACCAACAACTTGATGATGCAAAGGCAAATGCAAACTTGTTCTCCTACACCTTTTCATTTTCAGGCTAATTCAGCTAGAAACTATCAATAA
- the LOC131646957 gene encoding transcriptional regulator SUPERMAN-like, with protein MVATDIALLSMTTTTQIQKSSQSQSNPNITTTTTTPSSSTWMWNPKQQQEDEDSWEVRAFAEDTRNIMNATWPPRSYTCTFCRREFRSAQALGGHMNVHRRDRARLHQNQPPLNPSSQFIHIPPQELVNAGLCLFYHSPNPNISSFNDSNGDQSPSTLLSISSSSYPTNNLMMQRQMQTCSPTPFHFQANSARNFINNSISSFSNKPAICTSIDDKVHEIEELDLELRLGNKPAPT; from the coding sequence ATGGTGGCTACAGATATTGCCCTTCTTTCTATGACTACTACTACTCAGATCCAAAAATCATCACAATCACAATCAAACCCTAACATCACCACAACCACCaccacaccatcatcatcaacttGGATGTGGAACCCTAAACAACaacaagaagatgaagattcatggGAGGTAAGAGCTTTTGCAGAAGACACAAGGAACATCATGAACGCAACATGGCCACCAAGATCTTACACCTGCACTTTTTGTAGAAGAGAGTTCCGGTCAGCTCAAGCTCTTGGCGGTCATATGAACGTCCACCGCCGAGACCGTGCTCGTCTCCATCAAAATCAACCACCGTTAAATCCTTCTTCTCAGTTCATACATATTCCTCCTCAAGAGCTTGTTAATGCTGGATTGTGCCTTTTTTACCATTCACCAAACCCTAATATTTCTTCCTTCAATGATTCTAATGGAGATCAATCTCCTTCAACTCTTCTCTCTATCTCATCATCATCTTATCCAACAAACAACTTGATGATGCAAAGGCAAATGCAAACTTGTTCTCCTACACCTTTTCATTTTCAGGCTAATTCAGCTCGAAACTTTATCAATAATAGCATCTCTTCTTTTTCTAACAAACCTGCTATCTGCACCTCCATAGACGATAAGGttcatgaaattgaagaactCGATCTTGAGCTACGTTTGGGGAACAAGCCAGCACCGACATGA